A portion of the Arvicanthis niloticus isolate mArvNil1 unplaced genomic scaffold, mArvNil1.pat.X pat_scaffold_168_arrow_ctg1, whole genome shotgun sequence genome contains these proteins:
- the LOC117701657 gene encoding LOW QUALITY PROTEIN: uncharacterized protein LOC117701657 (The sequence of the model RefSeq protein was modified relative to this genomic sequence to represent the inferred CDS: deleted 1 base in 1 codon) gives MVGSMEAGSNVGGSSVARKSQRSRVVWQATQKEALLSAFSKSPYVSFAQRQNLASQMGVPDSCIRVWFQNRRSRTGAVGQELGSRAQGGGMPSDHRRPRTRITSAQRRILLQAFERNPRPGFATREELAQRTGLLEDTVYIWFQNRRARCLSRGRPTAQDQDLLASSGADEARGGAGAREHEGARDSLLPLAAAGLTDSSSPSDLPNFCTESQLCQSEEPCGPVQEEAPAQARNTGPLELFLPQWLDQAQAEELVPAPLDLDGVLDGRELEGAHDSLLPLPPTGGVAMDPSSPSDLPTFCTESQPSQVEEPSGPGQAQAPTQASNTNPLEFFLDQLLTEVQVEEHGSAPLDLEPIDTVQRRGRCGAWKPDPEGKVLVLAVAQGACGVGGASGAEAETMVGSMEAGSNVGGSSVARKSQRSRVVWQASQKEALLSAFSKSPYVSFAQRQNLASQMGVPDSCIRVWFQNRRSRTGAVGQELGSRAQGGGMPSDHRRPRTRITSAQRRILLQAFERNPRPGFATREELAQRTGLLEDTVYIWFQNRRARCLSRGRPTAQDQDLLASSGADEARGGAGAREHEGARDSLLPLAAAGLTDSSSPSDLPTFCTESQLCQSEEPCGPVQEEAPAQARNTGPLELFLPQWLDQAQAEELVPAPLDLDGVLDGRELEGAHDSLLPLPPTGGVAMDPSSPSDLPTFCTESQPSQVEEPSGPGQAQAPTQASNTNPLEFFLDQLLTEVQVEEHGSAPLDLEPIDTVAELSLSQEDYQALLDML, from the exons ATGGTTGGCAGCATGGAAGCTGGCAGCAATGTGGGGGGCAGCAGCGTGGCGCGCAAATCCCAGCGCAGCAGGGTGGTTTGGCAAGCCACTCAAAAGGAGGCCCTGCTATCAGCTTTCAGCAAGAGTCCTTACGTGAGCTTTGCACAGAGGCAGAACCTGGCCAGTCAAATGGGGGTCCCCGATTCCTGCATCCGCGTGTGGTTTCAGAACCGCAGAAGTCGCACTGGAGCCGTGGGGCAGGAGCTTGGTTCCAGGGCACAGGGTGGAGGCATGCCGTCAGACCACAGGCGGCCTCGCACTCGAATCACTTCAGCCCAGCGCAGGATCCTACTGCAAGCCTTCGAGAGGAACCCGCGGCCAGGCTTTGCTACTCGGGAGGAGCTGGCACAGAGGACAGGTTTGCTCGAGGACACGGTCTACATCTGGTTTCAGAACAGAAGAGCGCGGTGCCTCAGCAGGGGCAGGCCCACAGCTCAAGATCAAGACTTGCTGGCCTCAAGTGGGGCAGATGAGGCCCGCGGAGGTGCGGGTGCCAGGGAGCATGAAGGTGCCCGGGACAGTTTGTTGCCCCTGGCTGCTGCAGGGCTTACAGATTCCTCCAGTCCCAGCGACCTGCCAAACTTCTGCACAGAGTCCCAGCTGTGCCAATCGGAAGAGCCCTGTGGACCAGTCCAAGAAGAGGCCCCCGCTCAAGCAAGGAACACAGGCCCTCTCGAGCTGTTCCTTCCTCAATGGCTAGACCAAGCCCAAGCGGAGGAGCTTGTGCCAGCCCCTCTGGATTTGGATGGAGTTCTGGATGGCAGGGAGCTGGAAGGTGCCCACGACAGCTTGTTGCCACTGCCTCCCACTGGCGGTGTGGCCATGGATCCATCGAGTCCCAGCGACCTCCCGACCTTCTGCACAGAATCCCAGCCATCCCAAGTGGAAGAGCCCTCCGGACCAGGCCAAGCACAGGCCCCCACTCAAGCAAGCAACACAAACCCTCTGGAGTTCTTCCTTGATCAACTGCTGACCGAGGTCCAAGTGGAGGAGCATGGGTCAGCTCCTCTGGATCTGGAGCCAATAGACACA GTGCAAAGGCGTGGCAGGTGTGGCGCTTGGAAACCTGACCCCGAAGGGAAGGTCCTGGTGTTGGCTGTAGCCCAAGGCGCGTGTGGAGTAGGCGGGGCTAgcggagcagaggcagag ACCATGGTTGGCAGCATGGAAGCTGGCAGCAATGTGGGGGGCAGCAGCGTGGCGCGCAAATCCCAGCGCAGCAGGGTGGTTTGGCAAGCCTCTCAAAAGGAGGCCCTGCTATCAGCTTTCAGCAAGAGTCCTTACGTGAGCTTTGCACAGAGGCAGAACCTGGCCAGTCAAATGGGGGTCCCCGATTCCTGCATCCGCGTGTGGTTTCAGAACCGCAGAAGTCGCACTGGAGCCGTGGGGCAGGAGCTTGGTTCCAGGGCACAGGGTGGAGGCATGCCGTCAGACCACAGGCGGCCTCGCACTCGAATCACTTCAGCCCAGCGCAGGATCCTACTGCAAGCCTTCGAGAGGAACCCGCGGCCAGGCTTTGCTACTCGGGAGGAGCTGGCACAGAGGACAGGTTTGCTCGAGGACACGGTCTACATCTGGTTTCAGAACAGAAGAGCGCGGTGCCTCAGCAGGGGCAGGCCCACAGCTCAAGATCAAGACTTGCTGGCCTCAAGTGGGGCAGATGAGGCCCGCGGAGGTGCGGGTGCCAGGGAGCATGAAGGTGCCCGGGACAGTTTGTTGCCCCTGGCTGCTGCAGGGCTTACAGATTCCTCCAGTCCCAGCGACCTGCCA ACCTTCTGCACAGAGTCCCAGCTGTGCCAATCGGAAGAGCCCTGTGGACCAGTCCAAGAAGAGGCCCCCGCTCAAGCAAGGAACACAGGCCCTCTCGAGCTGTTCCTTCCTCAATGGCTAGACCAAGCCCAAGCGGAGGAGCTTGTGCCAGCCCCTCTGGATTTGGATGGAGTTCTGGATGGCAGGGAGCTGGAAGGTGCCCACGACAGCTTGTTGCCACTGCCTCCCACTGGCGGTGTGGCCATGGATCCATCGAGTCCCAGCGACCTCCCGACCTTCTGCACAGAATCCCAGCCATCCCAAGTGGAAGAGCCCTCCGGACCAGGCCAAGCACAGGCCCCCACTCAAGCAAGCAACACAAACCCTCTGGAGTTCTTCCTTGATCAACTGCTGACCGAGGTCCAAGTGGAGGAGCATGGGTCAGCTCCTCTGGATCTGGAGCCAATAGACACAGTAGCTGAGCTGTCTCTTTCTCAAGAGGATTACCAGGCTCTGCTGGATATGCTCTGA